TAGAACGTGCAAATGGAATGCGGTTACCACCGATAATCGCAACGCGGCGAACTGTATTTTGGCTCATGTTTGGTTCCTGTAGAACAGAAGTCTGTGTTGTAGAGGTTGAATCTTTTTCAGATGAAGTCGTATTTTTGGCACGGGCAAGTGTGCTCCGTGTACTCGTGGTTTTAGTCGGACTTTTTTCTGTCCCAGTGGCTGTGTCAGTATTTTTAGTGCTACGTTTGGTGCGCGTTGATGGTTTTGACACAGTTTCTGTCGCAGAGTTCTCGACTGCTGGATTTTCTTGAGTTGTTTTGCTCATAAGGCTTTACCAGGCAAATAGATCGTCTTCTTGGCGCTTACATTAGCATAGAAGAGGATAGGCTGTATTGACTACAATGACATTACAGACTGCGCTCAGGTCAAGTCATCTGCCTATTATCTCAAGTATGATTGGGCGGAATCTGGCGGATCTATTGAAATATATGTGTCTGGCATCATATTGAAGTTTAAGGATAACTTTAGATCAACCAAAAATTAATTTGTATGAGAGATAATAAACATGACTGATCAGTACCAAACTTTTGCAAAATCTCCTATTGGTAAATTTGTCATTAAAAATTTGGGTCTGCCATCCCCAACTTCTTTAGACCGTTTTGAGTCTGCTACGCCGGTGGTAAAAGGCGCAGTATTATTGGGCGCAGCACCAGCAAGTCCATTGACGGGTGCTATTGCTCAGGTTCTGGCAAATATCCATGCCAACAGCTATGCAGGTAACAATGCTGAACTGCAACAGGCAGCTGCAGCATCTGGACTGAATCTGGGTGCGTTTAACCCGGGCGATAAAGAATCAAAATTCAAGGTCATCATTTTTGATGCTTCAGGGATCGAAAATTCAGAACAGTTAAAAGCACTTTATGATTTCTTTAACCCGATTGCACGTCAGATCCAGAGTTCTGGTCGTGTTGTAATTGTCGGTACAACACCTGAAACAGCAAAATCGGTGAGCCAGGCAATTGCTCAACGTGCACTGGAAGGTTTCGTGAAATCAGTGGCTAAAGAATTCAAGAAAGGTATTGCAGCAAACCTGATCTATGTCGATGCAGGTGCTGAAGCAAATCTTGAATCTGCATTACGTTTTACGGTTTCTCCGCGTTCTGCCTATGTTTCTGGTCAGGTGATCCGTGTTTCACCAGCTGAAAAAGTAGACGTAGACTGGACCAAGCCATTAGCGGGTAAAACTGCGGTTGTGACAGGTGCAAGCCGAGGTATTGGTGAAGCGATTGCCCATGTATTGGCGCGCGATGGGGCACATGTCATCTGTCTGGACGTTCCACAACAGCAGGCGGACCTTGATCGGGTCGCTGGTGAAATTGGTGGTTCTACCTTGGCTATTGATATTACAGCTGCAGATGCAGGTGAAAAGATCAAGGTAGCGGCAGCTGAGCATGGCGGTCTGGATATCATTGTGCAGAATGCCGGGATTACTCGTGATAAAACATTGGCCAATATGAAGCCTGAACTATGGGATCTGGTGATTAACATCAACCTGTCGGCAATTGAACGCGTGAATGATTACTTGATCTCCAACGATGGTCTAAATGCCAATGGTCGTATTATCTGTGTATCCTCAATTTCAGGGATTGCAGGTAACCTGGGTCAAACCAACTATGCAGTATCTAAAGCTGGCGTCATTGGCGTGGTGAAATTCACAGCACCGACATTAAAAAATGGTATAACCATTAATGCCGTTGCACCGGGCTTTATCGAAACACAGATGACGGCTGCGATTCCATTTGCGATCCGTGAAGCGGGCCGCCGTATGAACTCGATGAGCCAAGGTGGCCTACCTGTCGATGTTGCAGAAACGATTGCAATGTTCGCTTCTACTGCATCAACAGGTTTAAATGGCAACGTGGTACGTGTGTGTGGTCAAAGTCTGTTAGGGGCTTAAAGCATTCAAGTCCTTTCTTGCAGTTTAATTAAAGCTCATGGAGAGGATTTAGGAGAGGGAGATTAGGGGCCTTTTTTAGCCCTCTCTCTAACTCTCTCCCAAAGGGAGAGAGAACTCCACTCATATATAAATGAAAAGAATATTTTAAAGGTTCAGTATGAATACGCGCCATTTTAGTCAACTTCCAAAACCTTATTTAGCCTATCCAAAAGTGATTCAGGGCTTGATTTTTAAAAAGCCGAAAGCTGAAAAAGTTCTACCGCAAGTTGAATATGTGGTGGATTCATTCAAGGTCGATCAGAAACATCTGAAAGCCTATAACGAAGTTTGTGGTTTTAAAAATAATGGTTATATTCCAGCAATCTATCTGACGGTACTTTCACAAAGTCTGCAAATGCACATGATGACTTCAGAAGCATTTCCGTTTCCGATCTTGGGCTTGGTACATATCCGTAATCAGGTCAAGCAATACCGTAAAATCGGCGTCAATGAAACCTTAACCCTGTCATGCAAATTTGGTGAATTACAGCCACATGATAAAGGTGTGCAGTTTGATTTCATGACTACAGTCAAAGTGGGAGGTGAGGTCGTAGTTGAAGCATTGACGACTTATCTGTCACGTCAAAAGACCAATGCTAAAGCTGCTGCCAAACCTGCAGAAAGCCAAGCGCCAGAATATATACTCAATAATGAATGGAACATCTCGGAAAATACTGGTCGTCGCTATGCTATGACTTCAGGTGATTTTAACCTGATCCATATTCATGCAGTCACAGCGAAAGCCTTTGGCTTTAAACAGGCAATTGCACATGGCATGTGGAGCAAGGCCAAAGCACTGGCGAATCTGTCATTGCCAGATGCTTATGAAGCTGATGTCTGGTTCAAGTTGCCAATGTATTTGCCATCTAAAGTTGAGTTCCTGACCGCGCAGGCAGCGAATGATACAGATTTCCTGATTCGAAACAATAAGAATCAAAAACCACATGTCACCGGTCATATCAAAGCAATTTAAATCTGAATCAAAAGCCTAAATCTGATTTAGGCTTTTTCATTTTAAGGGATCAATATTCTATGGATAGAATGATGCAGCCAATTAAAGATTATCTGTTTGCTGATCAGCATAATTATCAGGGCAATGTAGATGCGCGTTTTCGCGACCTTGCTCGTCAGTTTAGCCGCCTACAGGATGCACGTACTGAACAGGGTGGTGCAGCACTTGTCGTATATTTTCAGCGACAAAAAGTTGTCGATATTTATACCGGAAAGAAGTCTGCCACAGAAAGCTGGCAGCCCGATACCATGTCACTATGCTATTCCACTGGCAAAGGTGTATTAGCAACCCTAGCGCATATTCTGGTGAGTCAGGGATTTTTGGACTATGATAGATCAGTTGCAGAATACTGGCCTGAATTTGCGCAAAAGGGTAAAGAAAATATTACTCTGGCGCATATGCTGAGTCATCAAAGCGGATTGTTTGATATCCGTAATATCATTGATGATGCCACTGAAATGGCGGACTGGTCACAGATGCTGGACCGGATTGCGGCGGCTGAACCACGATTTCAGGTTGCTACAGATGCCGCTTATCAACCGCTGACTTTTGGCTGGCAGGTGGGTGGGGCATTAGAAAAAGCGACTGGTAAAAAACTGGGTGCACTGATGCAGGAATATCTGGTTCAACCATTACAATTAAATGGTGCTTATTTTAGCGTACCGACGAATGAGTTAGCTCGGGTGGCTTTACCCATTTCAAAGCCTAAAGTAGCCAAGTCTCAAGCACAGCCTGTGAAAAAAAATATGCAAAGAAAACCCAACCTGATGGAACGAGCCTTAGTATGGAGCGGTCAGAGTCCACAGGATTTTCAGGATGCAATGATTCCCAAAGGCATGAAGAAATTTAGTTTCTTTAGTGAAAAGGGTCTAAAAGCCATTATCCCATCTGCTAACGGTGTCTTTACCGCAGAGAGTCTGGCAAAAATCTATGCCATGCTGGCCAGTCATGGTGAATGGCAAGGTCAGCAACTGATTTCGCCTGAGGTGTTCCAGCGACTGAGTCAGGTGCAGTACAAAACACGCGATCGGATCATGCCTTTACCGATGCACTGGCGCTTGGGTTATCACCGTGTTCTCACTTTAGGAAAAGCCTCTAAAGGTTTTGGTCATATGGGGTTTAATGGCTCTGGTGCCTGGTGCGATCCTGAGCGCGGTTTGAGTTTTGCCTATACGCATAATTTCCCGACAGGTTCATTAACTGGAGATTACCGTCTTTGGGGCCTGACGCAAGAAACCTTGCGCTGTGCGGATGCGGTACTGACCGGTCGCAAAGGCTGGCGCTAAATATCCCTGATTTGGGAGTTTAGCCCGTTAGCTAAATATGTTATTTTGTCGCGCAGTCCATGGCTGTGGTGTGAAGTAATGAAAAAAGTGCTGGTGATTCCTCTGGTCGCAAGCAGTGCGTTGTTCGGATGTCAGGAGCCGAATCAGCCGGCTGCAAAAACGGTGATGGAAGCCAAAGCTCAGATTCCTGCCTGGGTCGGGAGTTATCAGGGCACAACACCATGTATGGGATGTTTTTCAAGTTGTGAAGACTGTCCAGGCATGGCAGTGGCCTTGACCTTGAATGAAGATCAGACCTTTACTTTACAGCGTGAAAGTTTAAGTGGTCATAATGAAATTGAAACAATGAGCGGGCAGATTCGGTTTCAGGATGAATCACAACAAAAGATTGAACTGCTGAATGTCGATACCCGAAATCTGCTCTATGTCGATCTGAAAAAGCATGTTCTGGAAATTCGTGAAGATCAAACAGGCAAACGCTACCAGATGCAAAGTGACTTTATCCTGTTTGAATCGGTCTAATTTTAAAAAAGCATCTGTTTTATATCCCTTTTTCAATGATTTTGATCAAGGGATTTTTACTCTTTATAAACCGGCATTCATTTCACTATTTTATAAAAAAACAGTATGCTTAGACCTTTAAAAAGGAGCATACATGTATCAAGTACTTGCGCGAAAATACCGTCCTCGTAATTTTAATGAATTGGTGGGGCAAAACCATGTATCACGTGCTTTAACCAGCGCGCTCGAACGTGGCCGTTTGCATCATGCCTATTTGTTTACGGGAACGCGTGGTGTCGGAAAAACCACGATTGCACGTATTTTGGCGAAGTGCTTGAACTGCGAGACCGGTATTACCTCGACGCCTTGTGAGGTCTGTGCGACCTGTACCGCAGTCAATGAAGGTCGTTTTATTGATTTAATCGAAATCGATGCAGCATCACGCACCAAGGTCGAAGATACCCGCGAGCTGCTCGACAATGTTCCTTATGCACCGACTCAAGGCCGCTTTAAGGTCTACCTGATCGATGAAGTGCACATGCTGTCCACGCATTCTTTCAATGCGCTGTTAAAGACGCTGGAAGAACCGCCAGAACATGTCAAATTTCTGTTTGCAACCACTGATCCGCAAAAACTGCCAATTACCGTAATTTCTCGCTGTCTGCAATTTACTTTGCGTCCATTGGCAGTCGATGAAATTACTGATCATCTGGGCCATATTCTTAGCAAAGAAAGCATTCAGTCTGATCAGGATGCCATCTGGCAGATTGCTGAATCTGCGCAAGGTTCTCTGCGTGATGCCTTGTCTCTGACTGATCAGGCGATTGCCTATGGTCAGGGTGCGATTCAGCATCAGGACGTCAAAGACATGCTGGGGCTAATTGATCGCACCATTATTTATGACCTGATTCTGGCGATTCACCAGAACCAGAAAGCACAGGTCAGTCAGTTATTGCTGCAGTTCCGTCAGCAAGCTCTGGATGTGTCACTGGTGCTCGACCAGTTGATTTCGACGTTGCATGAACTGGCCTTATTGCAATATTTACCAGATTTAAGCCTGAAATATAGTGCAGAGATCAATCAAAAGATCATGCAATTATCGGCTATAATTTCAGCACAAGACCTGCAACTCTATTATCAGATTGCCTGTAAGGGGCGTGCCGATTTACAGCTTGCAGTTACGCAGGAACAAGGTTTTGAGATGACGGTGCTACGTTTATTGGCTTTCTGTCCCTTACAGCCAAGCGAAATTCCGGTGATGCAGGAGACTGCACCGCAACAGGCAGCAACCAGTACAACACGTCTACAGCAGTCCGTTCAGACACAACTTCAATCTGAATCAGTAGAAACACAATCATTGGAGGCAGAACCGGTATTTGATGATTTCTCTCTGGACGATGAGTCGGATGAGGAGATTGATGTCGCATCAGCGTCTGAACCTTCTTCGGATGATTTTTTGGATGAGGAAGAGCCAACCAACATCAATGCACCTGAACCTGTCCAGCCTGTAGCAACTCAAACAGTGATTGAAGAGATTCAGTCTGCGGATCAGATTGTTTTTGATCCAAATGATGACAAAGGCTTATTTGGTTTTGATGAAATCGAGAGTACGCCAGAAGCACCTGCTACCAGCAACAGTTCGGATGATTTGCTGCTTGAAGAGTTTATTCCTGCAGATGCTGTCATTCCTAGTGAGCCACCACAAAACAGTATGTCTGCTGATGAGGAATTTAGTCTTGCTGTACCGGAAATAGAGCTTTCACAGGAAACAACCGATCAGCCTGCTCTTAAAAATATAGCTCCGGTTCAGCCAGTCGCACAGACAGCTTTGCCGGAAGACATTTCCCAAGATGTAAATATGCAGAATCTGATGCCACAGGATATTTTGAAGATACCTGAGCAAACCTTAGAAGGCGAGTGGAGCGTAGAAAAATGGGAATACTGGTTCCGTAACAGCCAGCTTTCTCCGGCAGTACAGGAACTGGCACAGTATGGCATCATGACTGGCCAGATGAATGGCGAATCCGTTTTCCATATCCCTGAACAGTACCAGCAGTTGCTGACCCAGTTGCAACATCATCTGGAAGCTGCTTTGCAACAGCAATGGCCGCAAACCAATTTCCAGGTGAAATTTGAAAATGTGGACCAGTTAACGCCATATACCATGCAGCATCAGCGTAAGGCACGTGCCTTTAAACGTGCCGAAGAATTGTTACATGCTGAACCGGCAGTACGCAATCTGTTACAGCAGTTTGACGGTGAACTGCAAAATATTCAGCTGAAATAGGCTGGATGTTAAGTCACAACAAATCGAGATAAAGCATCCCGCATTTCAACTGGAATCGGGGTGCTTTTTCGTGTCTCACGATCGACAAATACATGGACAAAATTGCCTTGCGCGGCGGCTGTATCTGAGTTGCGTTTAAAAATAGCCAGATCATAGCTGAGTGATGAGCTTCCCATGCTTTCAATGGCCACGCCCACTTCAATAATTTCCGGATAAGACAGTTCCTGATTAAACTGACAGTTGGAGCTGACTACCAAGCCAATCATCGGGGAGTATTTAGGATCAAAATCAGCTTCCTGAATCAGCAGGGCATTGGCTGCGGTATCAAAATAACTATAATAAGTCACATTGTTGACATGGCCGTACAGATCATTGTCTGCCCAACGGGTTTGAATGGGCAGGAAAAAAGTATAGTGTTCACGCTGTTTGATGGTGGCTTTCATCACTATTCAGTCCTCAGCTAGATAAGGCTTAGGTGGAAATTGATCTAGGAATAGATCGCCTGATAAATCTGATAAGCATCCTCCACCTTGAGTTCACGTGGATTATTCTGCAACAGCCGGCTTTGTTGCATCGCATCTTCTGCCATCACCTGCAGCATATGTTCTGGAACATTCAACTGATTTAGTTTTAGAGTCAAACCGCTTTGCATCAGATGATTATTAAAATGATCAATAAACAGATCGGTCAGGCCATCATGGCAACCTTTACTACGGGGATCCAGCCAGGTCATCAATTCCGCATAGAGCTGTTTGGCCGCTGGCGCATTAAACTTTAATACTTCAGTTAGAACCAGTGCATTGCTATGCCCATGCGAAAGATGAAAATGTCCACCCAGTGGATAAGCCAGCGCATGTACGGCAGCGACTGGTGCATTGGCAAAGGCTTGTCCGGCCAGCATGGAACCGACCAGCATATTTTGGCGGGCATCTAAATCATGACCGTTTTGCAGTACACGTTGCAGATTGGCATTCAGTAATCTTAAAGCCTGTTTGGCCAGCATATCCGAATAAGGATTTTTCTTGTGTTTTGAGGTATAGGCTTCAATGGCATGTACCATGGCATCAATGCCGGTGGCGGCAGTGATCTGTGCCGGAAGATTTTGGGTAAAGGTTGCATCCAGAATGGCAATATCTGCATAGAGAATGGGCGCGACAATGCCAGTTTTGGTCGTTTCACCTGTGGTGACAATCGAAATCGGCGTCACTTCCGAACCTGTTCCAGCGGTGGTCGGTACCAGAATTAAAGCTAAACGCGGTCCGGTAGCATTATCAACGCCATACAGATCGGACAGTGTCTGATGCTGCTCGGGATGCGCCAAAATTGCAATGAGTTTGGCCACATCCATCGAGCTGCCACCACCAAAGCCCAGCACCACATCAATATTTTCCTGTTTTGCAAAAGCCGCCGCTTCAAGCACCACTGTATCGGGCGGATCGGCCTGAACATCCGAGTAAATCACGTACTCCAGCCCGGCAGATTCAATAATATCAAGAAGCGGCAGATGTAATTGCTGCTTCAGCATCCCCGGGTCAGTCACTAGCAGAAGACGTTGATAACGGCCATTTTTTAGAATTTTAAATAATTCCTGAATCGTGCCTAGTCCGGCAATGATATTGGGGACGGTTTGAAACTGAAAACGATTCATGGCGATATCCTTGATTTTTTTATTGCAAATACGAGATTATTCTATGGTTGTAAGATAGGAATCAGTATATAAATAACTTAACATAAGAATCCTTAAAATAAAGTAGCTCTGAGGTTGTTTATGTCATCCAGAACGCCATACAAGGTGTTATGTGTTTGTTTGGGGAATATTTGCCGCTCTCCCACGGCAGAAGTTGTACTCAGACATTATTGTGATGAACAGCAACTGAATATTGTGGTCGATTCTGCCGGAACCAGTAATTATCATCCGGGCAAGGCACCGGACTTGCGTAGCCAGCAGCATGCGCTGAAACGTGGCTATGACCTTTCAGCACTTCGCGCACGTCAACTTATTCCGCATGATTTTATTGATTATGATCTGATTCTGGCGATGGATCTGGAGAATTTATCCAATATCCAGAACATACAGCGTCT
The nucleotide sequence above comes from Acinetobacter lwoffii. Encoded proteins:
- a CDS encoding 3-oxoacyl-ACP reductase; translated protein: MTDQYQTFAKSPIGKFVIKNLGLPSPTSLDRFESATPVVKGAVLLGAAPASPLTGAIAQVLANIHANSYAGNNAELQQAAAASGLNLGAFNPGDKESKFKVIIFDASGIENSEQLKALYDFFNPIARQIQSSGRVVIVGTTPETAKSVSQAIAQRALEGFVKSVAKEFKKGIAANLIYVDAGAEANLESALRFTVSPRSAYVSGQVIRVSPAEKVDVDWTKPLAGKTAVVTGASRGIGEAIAHVLARDGAHVICLDVPQQQADLDRVAGEIGGSTLAIDITAADAGEKIKVAAAEHGGLDIIVQNAGITRDKTLANMKPELWDLVININLSAIERVNDYLISNDGLNANGRIICVSSISGIAGNLGQTNYAVSKAGVIGVVKFTAPTLKNGITINAVAPGFIETQMTAAIPFAIREAGRRMNSMSQGGLPVDVAETIAMFASTASTGLNGNVVRVCGQSLLGA
- a CDS encoding MaoC family dehydratase produces the protein MNTRHFSQLPKPYLAYPKVIQGLIFKKPKAEKVLPQVEYVVDSFKVDQKHLKAYNEVCGFKNNGYIPAIYLTVLSQSLQMHMMTSEAFPFPILGLVHIRNQVKQYRKIGVNETLTLSCKFGELQPHDKGVQFDFMTTVKVGGEVVVEALTTYLSRQKTNAKAAAKPAESQAPEYILNNEWNISENTGRRYAMTSGDFNLIHIHAVTAKAFGFKQAIAHGMWSKAKALANLSLPDAYEADVWFKLPMYLPSKVEFLTAQAANDTDFLIRNNKNQKPHVTGHIKAI
- a CDS encoding serine hydrolase domain-containing protein — encoded protein: MDRMMQPIKDYLFADQHNYQGNVDARFRDLARQFSRLQDARTEQGGAALVVYFQRQKVVDIYTGKKSATESWQPDTMSLCYSTGKGVLATLAHILVSQGFLDYDRSVAEYWPEFAQKGKENITLAHMLSHQSGLFDIRNIIDDATEMADWSQMLDRIAAAEPRFQVATDAAYQPLTFGWQVGGALEKATGKKLGALMQEYLVQPLQLNGAYFSVPTNELARVALPISKPKVAKSQAQPVKKNMQRKPNLMERALVWSGQSPQDFQDAMIPKGMKKFSFFSEKGLKAIIPSANGVFTAESLAKIYAMLASHGEWQGQQLISPEVFQRLSQVQYKTRDRIMPLPMHWRLGYHRVLTLGKASKGFGHMGFNGSGAWCDPERGLSFAYTHNFPTGSLTGDYRLWGLTQETLRCADAVLTGRKGWR
- a CDS encoding copper resistance protein NlpE N-terminal domain-containing protein, translated to MKKVLVIPLVASSALFGCQEPNQPAAKTVMEAKAQIPAWVGSYQGTTPCMGCFSSCEDCPGMAVALTLNEDQTFTLQRESLSGHNEIETMSGQIRFQDESQQKIELLNVDTRNLLYVDLKKHVLEIREDQTGKRYQMQSDFILFESV
- the dnaX gene encoding DNA polymerase III subunit gamma/tau; its protein translation is MYQVLARKYRPRNFNELVGQNHVSRALTSALERGRLHHAYLFTGTRGVGKTTIARILAKCLNCETGITSTPCEVCATCTAVNEGRFIDLIEIDAASRTKVEDTRELLDNVPYAPTQGRFKVYLIDEVHMLSTHSFNALLKTLEEPPEHVKFLFATTDPQKLPITVISRCLQFTLRPLAVDEITDHLGHILSKESIQSDQDAIWQIAESAQGSLRDALSLTDQAIAYGQGAIQHQDVKDMLGLIDRTIIYDLILAIHQNQKAQVSQLLLQFRQQALDVSLVLDQLISTLHELALLQYLPDLSLKYSAEINQKIMQLSAIISAQDLQLYYQIACKGRADLQLAVTQEQGFEMTVLRLLAFCPLQPSEIPVMQETAPQQAATSTTRLQQSVQTQLQSESVETQSLEAEPVFDDFSLDDESDEEIDVASASEPSSDDFLDEEEPTNINAPEPVQPVATQTVIEEIQSADQIVFDPNDDKGLFGFDEIESTPEAPATSNSSDDLLLEEFIPADAVIPSEPPQNSMSADEEFSLAVPEIELSQETTDQPALKNIAPVQPVAQTALPEDISQDVNMQNLMPQDILKIPEQTLEGEWSVEKWEYWFRNSQLSPAVQELAQYGIMTGQMNGESVFHIPEQYQQLLTQLQHHLEAALQQQWPQTNFQVKFENVDQLTPYTMQHQRKARAFKRAEELLHAEPAVRNLLQQFDGELQNIQLK
- a CDS encoding acyl-CoA thioesterase, coding for MKATIKQREHYTFFLPIQTRWADNDLYGHVNNVTYYSYFDTAANALLIQEADFDPKYSPMIGLVVSSNCQFNQELSYPEIIEVGVAIESMGSSSLSYDLAIFKRNSDTAAAQGNFVHVFVDRETRKSTPIPVEMRDALSRFVVT
- a CDS encoding iron-containing alcohol dehydrogenase — its product is MNRFQFQTVPNIIAGLGTIQELFKILKNGRYQRLLLVTDPGMLKQQLHLPLLDIIESAGLEYVIYSDVQADPPDTVVLEAAAFAKQENIDVVLGFGGGSSMDVAKLIAILAHPEQHQTLSDLYGVDNATGPRLALILVPTTAGTGSEVTPISIVTTGETTKTGIVAPILYADIAILDATFTQNLPAQITAATGIDAMVHAIEAYTSKHKKNPYSDMLAKQALRLLNANLQRVLQNGHDLDARQNMLVGSMLAGQAFANAPVAAVHALAYPLGGHFHLSHGHSNALVLTEVLKFNAPAAKQLYAELMTWLDPRSKGCHDGLTDLFIDHFNNHLMQSGLTLKLNQLNVPEHMLQVMAEDAMQQSRLLQNNPRELKVEDAYQIYQAIYS
- a CDS encoding low molecular weight protein-tyrosine-phosphatase — translated: MSSRTPYKVLCVCLGNICRSPTAEVVLRHYCDEQQLNIVVDSAGTSNYHPGKAPDLRSQQHALKRGYDLSALRARQLIPHDFIDYDLILAMDLENLSNIQNIQRLAETQFGHVRARVALMSEHDQTYPKQALPDPYYGEADGFERVLDQCESSSQAWIEIFKQNLHKV